Proteins from one Sesamum indicum cultivar Zhongzhi No. 13 unplaced genomic scaffold, S_indicum_v1.0 scaffold00307, whole genome shotgun sequence genomic window:
- the LOC105180062 gene encoding pyruvate dehydrogenase E1 component subunit beta-1, mitochondrial-like isoform X1, with translation MSAGQISVPIVFRGPNGAAAGVGAQHSQCFAAWYGSCPGLKVLVPYSSEDARGLLKAVIRDPDPVVFLENELLYGESFPVSAEALDSSFCLPIGKAKIEREGNDVTVNHCFLEDGWLCSKGL, from the exons atgTCTGCCGGTCAGATATCAGTGCCTATTGTTTTCAGAGGCCCAAATGGTGCTGCTGCTGGCGTAGGTGCTCAACATTCGCAG TGCTTTGCAGCATGGTATGGTTCATGTCCAGGATTAAAGGTATTGGTTCCATATTCTTCAGAAGATGCACGAGGCCTGCTGAAAGCTGTGATAAGGGATCCAGATCCTGTCGTGTTCCTTGAAAATGAATTGTT ATATGGAGAATCATTTCCTGTCTCGGCTGAGGCTCTTGATTCCAGTTTCTGTCTTCCTATTGGGAAAGCTAAG ATAGAACGTGAAGGAAATGATGTAACAGTCAATCACTGCTTTCTGGAAGATGGTTGGCTGTGCTCTAAAG gactttga
- the LOC105180062 gene encoding pyruvate dehydrogenase E1 component subunit beta-1, mitochondrial-like isoform X2: MSAGQISVPIVFRGPNGAAAGVGAQHSQCFAAWYGSCPGLKVLVPYSSEDARGLLKAVIRDPDPVVFLENELLYGESFPVSAEALDSSFCLPIGKAKNVKEMM; encoded by the exons atgTCTGCCGGTCAGATATCAGTGCCTATTGTTTTCAGAGGCCCAAATGGTGCTGCTGCTGGCGTAGGTGCTCAACATTCGCAG TGCTTTGCAGCATGGTATGGTTCATGTCCAGGATTAAAGGTATTGGTTCCATATTCTTCAGAAGATGCACGAGGCCTGCTGAAAGCTGTGATAAGGGATCCAGATCCTGTCGTGTTCCTTGAAAATGAATTGTT ATATGGAGAATCATTTCCTGTCTCGGCTGAGGCTCTTGATTCCAGTTTCTGTCTTCCTATTGGGAAAGCTAAG AACGTGAAGGAAATGATGTAA